The region CAGCCGTGAGCCTGAGCCGTTTGTTGAACCCGTTCTGACGGCGATTGCCAAGGCTGCGCGTAAAAACCCGCATCATATCGCGTTAGTGCAGCGCGATCGGCAATACAGCTATCAGCAACTGCTGGATCTGAGCGGTCAGGCCGCCGCGGCGTTGCATGAGCGTGGCGTACAGTCCGGCGAACGTATCGGCATTATGCTGAACCGTAGCCCGGAAACCATTATCAGTTTGCTGGCCGTGATGCAGTGCGGCGCGGTTTATGTGCCACTCGACCCTGAACAGCCACGCGAACGGCAGCAGCACATTATCCAGATTGCTGAGCTGCGTACGATTGTGACGCAGGCGGACTACCAGCATCGGCTAGCCTCCGTTTTTTCTGGTGAGATCGTTCTGGCAGGGCATCTTTTATCATCCCACGCGCAGGCCGTGGCTCTGCCGACTGTGGAGTCGAAAGCAGGGCAGATTGCCTATGTCATGTTTACTTCTGGATCGACGGGATTGCCGAAAGGCGTGGAGATCGGCGCTAGCGCGTTGGATCACTTCACGGCGGCGGCACGCCAACGCTATGGCCTGCGTGCAACGGATCGCGTGCTGCAATTTGCCCCGTTTAACTTTGATGCCAGCATTGAAGAGATTTTTGCCACGCTGACCAGCGGTGCGACGCTGGTGCTGCGCACCGATGAGATGCTGGAATCGATTCCGACCTTTGTTGAGCAGGTAGAAGCACAGGCGATTACGTTGCTCGATCTGCCGACCGCATTCTGGAACGAATGGGTGATCGGGCTGAAAACCGGCACGCTGGCGATGCCCTCCGCTCTGCGTGCCATCATCATTGGCGGTGAAGCCGTGTATCCCGAACAACTGGTGCAGTGGCAACGCTATGCGCCGGATACGCTGCGCTTAATCAACACCTATGGTCCAACGGAAACCACGGTGGTGGCGACCACTTGCGATCTGCAAACGCAGTCTGCCGATGTGGCACGGCTTCCTATCGGTCTGCCACTGGCAGGCGTCAACGCGCTGATTTTGGCGGTGGGCGATCGCCCTGCGGCAGAAGGGGAACTGGTGCTGCTGGGACCAACGTTAGCAGCAGGTTACATCGGTACGGAGCACTCGGCGTTTGCGCCGTTGGCGGTGGGCGATCGGCAACGGCCTGCCTACCGCACGGGCGACAGAGTACGGCTGGAAAAAGGGCGGCTGCTGTACCTCGGGCGGATGGATAACGAATTTAAAATCAGCGGCTATCGGATTCAGCCAGGGGAAGTCGAAGCTCATCTGCTGGCACAGCCTGATATCGACGAAGCCTGCGTGCAGGGCATGGTTTATCCCAACGGCGTGCGGCGTCTGGTGGCGTTTGTCGCGACCCAAGAGGGAGAAATCGATGCACGTGCGCTGAAGCAGCGCCTGAGCAGTGTGCTACCGCCTGCGATGATCCCGACCGATTACCGAGCCTTCCACCAGTTGCCGAAAACCGGCTCCAACAAGGTCGATCGCAAACGTCTGCTGGCGGAATACCGCGATGAAGCTCCTACGCAGGCGTTGGCCAACGAAACCGAGAACCGGGTCAGCGCTATCTGGCAGCAGATCCTTGGTGTATCGGGGATTCAATCGCGGGATAACTTCTTCGAGCTGGGCGGGCAGTCATTGCAGACCATTCAGATTGTTAATCGTCTGGCTGCTGAATTTTCCGTCAGCATCAAAGTGTCTGATGTATTCGATCACCCACAGCTCAGCGACTTCTGCCGTTATCTGGATGACAGGCTGTCGCAGGATGAAAACAGCGTGGAAATGGTGTGGTAGGGAAAATGATGAACAAGGCACAACCTCTTCAGTTTGATTTCCGTGGGAAAACGGTGTGGGTAACCGGTGCGGCGAGCGGCATTGGAGAAAGTATTGCCCGCCAGTTTGTCGCGCTGGGCGCGAACGTGATCGGCTTCGACCGTGCATTTCAACCGTATAACGATCGCCCGTTTACCAGCGTGACGCTGGATATTAGCGAGCCGAATCGCGTGGCGGCGGTGTGCCGTCAGCAGCTGGCGGAAACGGGGCTTGATGTTCTGGTTAACGCCGCCGGGATTCTGCGTTTAGGTGACATTGATACGCTGAGTGCGGACGACTGGCACCAGTGCATTAACGTCAATGCCTCCGGCGTATTTTATCTGCTGAACGCACTGGTTCCGCACTTTAAGCAGCAGCGTCGCGGTGCGATTGTTTGCGTCGGCTCTAATGCCGCCCATGTCCCCCGTCTACAGATGGCGGCGTACTGCGCCTCGAAAGCGGCGCTTACCAGTCTGTCTCACTGTGCTGGATTGGAGCTGGCGCCTTACGGTGTGCGCTGCAATCTGGTATCGCCTGGTTCGACGGATACGCCGATGCAGCGCGGCATGTGGCACAGCGCTGATGCCGAGCAGCGCACTATCGCGGGCTTTCCTGACCAGTACAAGCTGGGAATTCCGCTGGGTAAGATTGCTCAGCCGGATGAGATCGGCAATACCGTGGTTTTTCTGGCTTCCGATCTGGCCAGCCACATCACCATGCAGGACGTAGTGGTGGACGGCGGGGCAACGCTGACGGCCTGATTTGCGAAGAGAGTGACAAGTCATGAAAGATATCGTAACGCTGTTAAAGCAGTTGGAACGGCAGGGTGTTCGTCTGGCGTTAAATGCACAAGGGCAGTTGGTTTCTCAGTCCAATAAAGACGCGATCACGGCAGAGATTGGGAGCACGATTAAGGAAAACAAGGACGCCATCGTGCGTTGCCTGACGGCGCAACAGGCGTTTGAACGCCCCATCGCGCCGCAGAATGCGACGTCTGGCCCGCTGTCATCATCGCAAAGTGGGCTGTGGTTTATCGAGCAATACGAAGAGCAATCGCACCTCTACAACATGCCGGTCTATTTTCGTCTGACCGGCACGCTGGATGTGGCCGCACTGGAGTTTGCCTTTGACGCGTTGGCACAGCGCCATGCCAGCCTGCGCACCCGTTTTGTGGTCAATGAACAGGGCAAGGGTGAGCAGCGTATCGATGCCTATCAGCCGTTTGTGATACAGCATGATGACTTCTCACTGTTACCGGAAGCCGAACGGGAGGCGCGTTTACAACAGCAGGTGAAAGCGGAAATCAGCCGTCCGTTCGATCTCACGGCAGGCGATCTCACCCGTGTGCGGCTGGTAACGATGAACGAACGGGTGCACGTTCTGATGATCACCCAGCATCACATTATTTCCGATGGTTGGTCGGTGAAGAATATGTTTGCGGACTTCAAGCCGGCCTTTTTGGCCTGTCAGAACCGCCAACCCTATCCCGTCGAGACCACGCAGCTTAACTATATCGACTACGCACACTGGTTTAACTCTGCGTCGTTTCTCGATTACCACAATGAATTCAAACCGTTCTGGGTTGAGCGGTTGACGGGTATTCCTGAAGTACATAGCCTGCCGCTGGATAAACCGCGTCCGGCACACCAGAACAGTGGCGGTGAGGTGATCTTCTCCGCGATTAACAACGATTTGTGGGATAAATTTAAGCGTCAGTGTCAGCGCTACAACACGTCTAATTTCATTGGCCTGCATGCGGTGTTTTCCCTGATGCTGGCGCGCATCAGCGGTGAGAAAGATATCGTCATTGGTTCACCGCTGGCCTACCGCGAGCGGCCGGATATCGAAGATGTCGTCGGCTTCTTCGTTAACACCATCGTGCTGCGCACCCAGTTGCAGGATCAACAGAGTTTTGTCGATTACCTGCAATACTGCCGTGAGCAAGATCTCTCCGCTTTCGATCATCAGCTTTACCGTTTTGAAGCGCTGAGCGAGGCGATCGGCTCCGATCGCACCACGGCGATCAACCCGATCTTTCAGGTGATGCTGGTTTATCAGGCTAAAGTGGATTTTAACGATCTGATCCCCGGCTGTGATGCGGCGGAGGAAACCTCGCCGGTGCTGCCGGCGAAGACGGATATCTCGGTCAAAGTGACGGAGCTGATGGGCGAGGTGCGGCTGGACTGGCTGTTTGCCACTGCGCTGTTTGAGCGTCAGACGATCCAGTACTACGCCGACCGCTTTATCCGGCTGATCGAAGCCGTGGTGGAGAGCCCGGAAACCGATGTCTGGCATCTGCCGCTGATGGAAGCGGATCGATTTGCCGCCGTGTTGGCGGAAACACAGCAGTTGCCGCGTAGCTATCCGCAGCCGCAACTGACGGTAACCGACGTGATTGAAGCGGTGGCTCAGCGCGATCCACAGCAACTGGCCGTTGCCTTTGATGGCGAGAGTCTCGCTGACTCGCTGACTTATGCTGAGCTGAATAGGCAGGCTAACCAGCTAGCACATTGGTTATACCGCTTGGGGCTGGGTGAGCAGTCGCTGGTCGGCGTGTTGGCGAAGCGCGATCGCTATTTTGTCATTGCGCTGCTGGCCGTCTGGAAAGCAGGCGCAGCCTATGTACCATTGGACCCTGATTACCCGCCAGAGCGGCTACGCCACATCATTACCGATGCCAATCTTTCCGTCATTCTCGGTGGTGATGGGCAACAACTGGCGCAGTGGTCAGCCGAGCAGTGTATCGATCTGACCGATCCTACGGTTGCCGCGCAGTGGCACGATCTGCCGGGCGATGAACCGCCAGCCATTCTGCGCCATGCACAGCAGCTGGCACAGGTGATCTACACCTCGGGATCGACCGGTCTGCCGAAGGGCGTCATGATCGAACACGGTTCGCTGATCAATCTGCTGGACGATCATCGCGATCGCATTGCGTTCACGCCGCAAAGTACCATGTTCAACTGCATGTCGCTGTCGTTTGACGCCGGTAACATGACGACGCTGCTGCCGCTGAGCAGCGGTGGCACGCTGGTGTTTGGCGAACCCAACGATCGTGCGATTGTGCAGGCGGAACAGGCAGGGGCGACGCACCTGATCCTACCAACAGCGCTGATGTCGATTCTCGATCCCAAACAGGTTAACGGCATTCAGGCCATTGGCATGGGCGGTGAAGCGTGCCCGAATGCCGTGGTGGAAAACTGGGCCGATAAGGTTGCGCTGTACAACATGTACGGGCCGACGGAGTGTACCGTTACGGCGTTGAGCACCCGCCTGCGTAAAGGTCAGCCTGTCACCATCGGTAAGCCCATCGCTCATATTCAGGCGCTGATTCTGGATGCGGCTGGACAGCTGTGTCCGGTGGGCGTGCCGGGAGAGCTATGCCTTGCGGGACTTGGTCTGGCGCGTGGCTACCTTAATCAACCGCAGATGACCGCCAGCCGCTTCGAGCACATCACGCTACACGACGTGAACAATACGGGGCTGGGTACGGTGACCGTGCGCATTTATCGCACAGGCGATAAAGCCAGACTGCTGAACAACGGTGACTATGAATACTGTGGCCGTATTGATGAGCAGATCAAACTGCGTGGCTATCGCATAGAACCGGGTGAAATCGAGGCACAGCTGGCGGCGGTCTGCCCGTCTCTGAAGCAGGTTAAAGTCATTGTGGCGCCGGTGGGGAGTCGTCCGGCGCTGGTCGCTTATGGCACGGTGAAAGTAGGTAGCAGCACGCCTGAACCTGCTGCCGTGCTGATTGATGTCGCGAAGCACCTGCCGGAATACATGGTGCCTTTCCGGTTGATTGTGCTGGAAGAGATGCCGCTGACGCCAAACGGCAAGCTGGATACGAAACAGCTGCCGCCGGTGCTGGAAGCGAACGACGGCGACGGTGAAGCCGATAACCCGTTGGAAGCGGACGTGCTAGCGATTTGGCGCAGCGTGCTGAATACGCCGCTGGGCGTTGAGGATGATTTTTTCCGCTTAGGCGGTGATTCCATCCTCAGTATCCAACTGACGACGCGACTGCGCAGCGCAGGCTATGTCTGCACGGTGAAAGACGTTTTTGAAGCGAAGAGCGTGCGGCGTCTGTGTCGCGTGCTGGCGCAGAATAATCGTGATGTCGGTATCGTTGCAGAGCAGGGCACGCTGGAAGGCGAATTCGCGCTGCTGCCGATTCAGCGCTGGTTTATGGATCAAGCGCTGGTATGTCCTGAACACTGGAATCAGGCGGCGATGATCCAATTACCAGAGGTGGATGCCAGACGGTTTACCACCATGTTGCAGGCGCTGATGGCGCAACATGACGCGCTGCGTCTGGCCTGTGATGCCCAAGGGCAACGCTATCTGGCAGATGTGCCTTGTCCTGTTGTGTCGACGCTGGATTATCGCCAGCTTGGCGACGATGGCCTACAGCAGGCGTTTACCGCGTTGCAGAGTGAATTCGATCCCGCGCAGGGAAGAACGATGGGTTGTGCGCTGGTGCGACACCATCCACAGGCGGACACTGCCTTGTTCCTCGCTTTCCACCATCTGGTGATTGATGCCGTCTCCTGGCGCATTCTGGTCGACGATCTTGAGCGGCAGTACCTCGGTGAACCGCTGCTGCCTAAAACGTCGAGCTATCGCCAGTGGGGGACGGCACTGCAAAACTACGCCACACAACATGCAGAACAGCTGACGTACTGGCAGGCGCAGGAAGACGGCGTGGATCAGACGGCGCTGCTGGCGGCGAAAGATCCACAGGGCCAGGCCAGCGCCGCAATTTTGACACTGGATACGGAAACCACCGGCCAACTGGTGAGCGAGGCCAATCGTGCCTTTAACACCGACGTCAGCGATTTACTGCTGGCCGCGCTGATGCGCACGCTAAACGATCTCGGCTGGGGCGATAAAGCCCGCATCATGCTGGAAGGACACGGTCGCGAAACGATTGATCCGACGCTGGATGTCAGCCGCACCGTCGGGTGGTTTACCAGCACCTATCCAGTGTGTCTGCAAGATAAGCCTGACTGGACTTCCCTGATTCAATCCAGCAAGGAACGGCTGCGTCAGGTGCCGGACAAAGGCGTTGGGTTTAACCCGCTGCGCTACCATCACCCGCAGGGCGGTTTGCTGACGCTATCGCCGATTGTATTCAACTATCTTGGCCTATCGGTTCAGGCGGCTGGCGTGTGGCGTCCGGTTGATGTCGCGCCGGGGGGCTGTGTATCGCCGGAGAATAAACCGGCGGAGATTATCAGCCTTCACGGCGGTATTACGGGCGGACAGCTGACGCTGCGCCAGGTCGGTTGCCTCAACCAGCGCGACAGCGAACGCCTGATGGCGCGGCTGACGGAAAATCTGCGGGCGCTGACGGAAGCCTGTCTGGCACAACTACGTCACGGAGTCGTCTTTACCCCCAGCGATTTCCCGGCCGTTAACCTGAGCCAGACGCAGATCGACAGCCTGTCGCAGCGTTATGACATCGACACGCTGTTGCCGCTGTCATCGCTCCAGCAGTCGATGCTGTATCACCGTCTGCGTTGTCCGCAGGATGATGCGTATCATCTGCAAACGCCGATTCGCTATGCGCAGGCGCTGGATGTGGCAGGCTATCGTCAGGCGTGGCAGCGCCAGATTCAGCGTTTCCCTGCTTTGTGTGCTGCGTTGGAGAGCGAGTGTGCTTGCGTACAGGTGATTGTGAAGCAGGCAGACCTGCCTTTCTACTATCAGGATTTGATGCGGGATGCCGATCCACTGGCGGTCATCGAACGCTATCGTCAGCAGGATTTACGCACCGGATTTGATTTGTCACAGCCGCCGCTGTTGCGCATTGCCTGTTTCCGTTTGGGCGAGCAGGACTATCGGGTGCTCTTAAGCTGCCACCACAGCGTGATCGATGGCTGGAGCGGGCCACAGCTATTGGGGGCGGTGCACCGTGACTATCAGATGCTGATGAACAGTCAGATATTGATGCACGGCGAAGCACCCGCGATTCAGGTGGATCGTGCTTATGTGGATTATGCGCTGCACGCCGTGGCGCAGCAGCCCGTTGTCGAGGCTTTCTGGCAGCAGAGGGAACTTCTGCTGGCACAGACCAACGATGTAGCGATGCTGTTTGCGGCGGCGGGGAAGCGCGCCGATCTCAGCCAGCATCTGGCACAGGTTGAACCGCAGGTTACCAGCGTGAGCCTGAACGAACAGGATCAGGCTGCACTCATCGCCTTTGCCCGCGAGGTGGGCGTTACGCACAGCATTATCGCGCAATACGCCTGGCACCGGTTGTTGGCGCGATCGACCGGCGATGCGGTCAGTATTGTCGGGAATGTGCTGTCGGGCAGGGAAAGTCCGGTGGAGGACGTAGCGAGCAGCGTAGGTCTGTACATCAACAGCCTGCCGCTGGCGCTGAGCTGGCAGCAGTCCGTGTCGCTGCAACAGCATCTGGTGCAGTTGCAGAATGAATTGATGGCGATGAATCAGCATGCCACGCAGTCGCTGATTGCGCTGACAGCCGGACGTTCGCGTCTGTTCAACAGCCTGTTTATTTATGAAAACTATCCAGATGCGAAAGCAGAACCGGGCCAACGCGCTGACGAACCGCATCGGCTATCTCCCGAGTTCTCCGCTGCCTATGAAAAAGTCGAGATGCCGCTGAATTTGGTGGTGCGTGAGCAGGCGGGCTGTATGCTGCTGCGCTTCGAGTTTGATGCCGATGTACTGGACAGTGCGCAGGCGCGTCGGGTGCTGATGCGCTGGCATGACGATGTGGTCGCGTTGGTGAACAGTTCGCCACAGCAGCCTGCCGAGATTATCGGGCATGATAAAGCGACAGGTTTGGCGGCTGCACAGAAAATCGCGCCGCATAGCGGTGTTAGCCAGCCGACTACGCCGTCTGCTCAACTGCTGCTGCGCGTGTGGGCGCAGACGCTACATCTCGCTGAATCTGGCCTCTGGTCGCAGACGCTGTGTGAAAGCGGTGTCGATTCGCTCCAGCGTATTGCGTTGGCACAGGCGCTGAGCCGTGCATTAGCGCTGCCGATAAATGTTGCGCTCTTGCAGCGCTACCCGTCACCACAGGCGCTGAGCGAGTATTTGGCTCTTTCGAGGGCGATTGCCAATGAGGAAACGCTGTCATGACAGGGAGTAACGATGCCATCGGGAATCTGTTGGTAGATATTCAGCAACCGACAGCCTTCGGGCAGCGGGCGGGTGCCGCGCACGGTGAACAGCACCACAGCAGTGAGCTGTCCCGTCAGTATCCTACATCGCTGGTGTGTGCGGCGTGGAGCTGGCTGCTGTACAAATACAGTGGTGAAGAACAGGTATGTGCTGCGTTCGTTACGTCCGATCTTCCTGATAACGTGAGGCCATTGATCGCTCATTTTCACCAGCGCGATCGTCTTGTCAGCGAGTGGATCGCAGAGGTGGGATCGTCGTGCGATTCACAGTCTGCATCCGCAGTTCTGACTGATGAAACCCGGCATGCACTGTTTAGCAGTCTGCTAATTGCGGGAGATGCGGCATCGTTGCCTGAGGCCGTGCAAAAAGTGGCGCTGATCGTACAGGTGCAGAACGATCGATTGATTCTGACGGCACCTGATGGGCAGTTCGATAATCAGCAGCTACAGCGTATGTCTCGTCATCTCACGCAGCTACTCGATGGCCTGTTGGCACAGCGCTGGGAGTGTCTGACGCAGATTCGCCTCAGCCCGCAGGTGGCACCGCTACCGCACAGAGCGACGACGCTCGCATTGCACGATGAACTGCTGGCGCGTCTTACTGAGGAAACGCGTCAGGATCGTGTGGCGATCGCCTTTCAGGAACGCGAAATTCGCTATTGGGAACTGCTGCAACGCGTGGCGTTGATTCAACAGGTGCTGGCTGAGCAGAGTATCACTGCTGGTCAGCGCGTGGGGCTGCATCTCAGTCGGCAGCCTGACACGGTAGCGGCGCTGCTGGCCTGCTTGTTTTCTCAGGTAGCGTTTGTGCCGCTGGAGCCGGATTTTCCGGGAGATCGGCTACAGGCGATTCAGCGGGAAGCAGCACTGGCAGCGGTCTTGCAGGACGGCTATACCGGTGGGTCGCTGGCGTTTGACTGCCCGGTACTGAATCTGTGTGATTTACCGTATGCCGCCAGCGATTCTACGGCGAGCGTACAGTTGGCACGGGTCGGAGGACCGGAAACGGCGGCCTACATGATGTTTACCTCTGGTTCGACGGGGAAACCGAAAGGTGTGGTGATCGGTCAGCGGGCGCTGCAAACCTTTATTCATGCCAGCGTAGATCGGCTGGCTTTAACGGATAACGCCAACTGGCTGCTGATTACCACGCTGGCGTTTGATATCTCCATGCTGGAAGTGTTTGCCCCGCTGTGGATCGGTGGCGTGCTGCACCTGACCACGCATGAGGAATACAAAGATCCGCAAGCAGTGGCGGCGTATTTACAGGTTCGACCGGAAATCAACGTATTGCAGGCCACGCCCGCGTTTTGGCGCATGATGTTCAAAGCGGGTTGGCAGGGTAAACCCGATCTGGTGGCGTTGTGCGGCGGCGAAGCGCTGGATCTGCGGCTGGCACAGCGTTTGGTCAGCCGTTGCAGGACGTTATGGAATTGCTATGGGCCAACTGAAGCGACGATTTGGTCGCAGATGGCGCAAATAGATAGCGCAGCGTTGGAGAACCAGCACACGGTCGCGCTGGGCAACACGCTGGTGGGCTATCAGCATCTGGTGATCGACGACGATCGTCATCCGCTGGCAGAAGGGATGGTTGGCGAACTGTGCATCCTCGGTGACGCACTGAGCAGCGGATACTGGCAGCGTGACGATCTGACGCAAGACCGCTTTATTCAACAGGCGGAGTCGGGACAGCGGATGTACCGCACGGGCGATAAAGTCCGACTGCTGGCGGACGATCGTTACCAATATCTCGGACGTTTCGACGATCAGGTAAAATTACGCGGATTTCGCATCGAGCTAGGGGAGATAGAGGCACAATTAAAACGCATCGAACAGGTACAGGATGCGGCCGTCAAACTTCAGGGGGAAGGGGATGAGGCGATACTGGTCGGCTACGTTGAATATAAACCCGGCTCAGAGATGACCAAACTGGCGCTGCGCAAACAGCTGCATCAGTTCTTGCCGGCTTACATGGTGCCAGGGCGCATTGTGGTGCTCGACAAGCTGCCCAAAACGGGTAGTGGCAAGGTCGATCGTAAACGCCTGACCGAAGTCTGAAAGACACAGAGGGCAGCGTTGCTGCCCTCTGTGTCTGCGTAAAAAGCGGCGGTGGCAATACACGATTGCCACACGGCTATCAGAACGATTGTAATGTACTGATTTTACCCTGCTGCCAGTTGGTGTCAGATTGGCGCAGTGACTTGCTGATATCTACCAGACTATCGGATGGCAATGATTTCGGCAGTAAATCCAATCCGATCGTTGAGAATATCTGGCCATAGGTATTGCGTAGTTCTGCATAGGCCAAGTCCTGACGCAGGCTGGCGTTAAGGGCATTTAGCTCACCTTGAATCAACTGCAATTCGCCGATGCTGTTGGCTTTGTAGCGGTTTCGCAATTGTTCGACGATTTGGGTGTCTAGATCGCGCAATTCTGCACTGGTTTTATACTGTCTCTGTGCCTCATTAAAGTTGGCTCTGGCGATGTATAACTGCGCCATGATCGCCAGCGACATCGCCTGACGCTGAATTTCCGACACCGATTCGTTAGCCTGCGCCGCTTTACGTGCGGCCGGGCCGGACAACAGGTTAAACAGATTCCAGGTGGCTTTTACTCCGACGTCCGCCCAGCTGTTATTGACCAGGAAGGAGTTACTGTCATAGTGGCCGCCTGCGCTAATTTCCACGCCGGGCAGCATACGCAGCAGCGCTTTGCGGGTTTCGGCGGCATGAATTCGCACCTGATAATCCTGCTCACGCAGCTCCGGGCGGCTGACCAGTGCAGTCTCTTCCAGCACCTTCACATCGACATTCAACTGCGGTACGACTTCATCACCGCTCTGTGGCAACGCGAGCTTGTAGGCCGTATCCAGCGGCAGATTCATCAACGTAGCCAGCTCCGTTTTAGCCAGAGACAGCGCGCGGCGCTGTTCTTCCAGTTGGCGCGTGGCGTCAATCAGCGCGCGCCGATAGCTTAGTGCTTCAATCGGATCGCCAATCTGCTGTGATGACATATGCTCGCTCGCGTCGCGTGCGGCGTTAACGCGGGCGATAAGGCTGTCAATCTGTCCCAAGAGACGCTCGGCAGCAACGGCGCGCCAGTAGGCGGAGCGCACGTCTTGCAGGATGGTGTGCACGACTTTGCGTTTACGCTCTTCGGCTATCCAGCGCTGATCCGATTTTTGCTGAGCGGTAACGTAGCTGACGCCAAAGTCGAGCACATTCCACACCATAGTCAGATCGGCTACATCGCGGTCGCGATCCTGTGAAGTGGACGGTTCCAGAGAGGTACGTCCTGTTTCCACGCTGCGGCTGCTGGAGGCACTCATATTATTGCGTCCCACATAGCCCGCAGATGCCGCCAGTTTCGGCAACATATCGTAGCGTGCCAGATCCACCTGCTGCTGGCTCAGCGCATATTCCATCACCTTTAAGCGTGATTCGAGGTTGTATTTCAGCGCACGCGCCATCGCATCATACAGCGTGATCGGTGCTGTAACCGGCTCCTGCTGGCTGAACATGGCGACTCGGTCCTGCTGGCTGCGTTGCCCGCTTTCGACCTTGCTGATCGGCTGGGTGGTTACGGCACAGCCGCTGGCGGCTAGCACGATGGCGCTAAGGCTAAATAGTTTCCGACCCTTTAACACGATTCCGCTCCTCGTCATTGTCATTATTACCAATTTTGTTCTTGTGATGGTTCTGGTTGTTATTGCGATCGCCTGGCGTATCGCTGCTTGCTGCACAGTGGTGCAGGGTTATCCTTGCTGCTGACCACTTTCCTGCAATGCTTGCTCAATAGCTGCCAGACGTTGCAGTTCCGAGTCACCTATCTGTTGTAGTTGCCGATCTAGCGAAGGCGTAAATGCCACGGAACGCCCAGTGCCGTCATCGGTGCTATTCATTGTGTTACTTACTCTATCGAGCGGAATGTCCTTCCAACTGCCGCCGGAGAAGACCTCCATTGGCGTCAGTGAAGGCAGATAGATCCCCGAGAATGCGCTAGCCAGCGATGAGGTGCCGCCTAACGCGGGATCTTTGCTGAAGCTGGGGAAGGAACCTAGTGTGCTGTCGAAATTAATGCCAATGCCGCTGGTTACGCCACGTCCGAAAGTGCTGGCTACCTGGCTAGCTGGGAGGGAGCCTCCCTCGGTGTTCTGGCGTCCGGTAGCGAAAATAGCAGACATCACTGACTTCGGTGCACCGTCGCTACCCACGGTGAAATTGCCGAGTGAAGGATTGGCAATCAAACCACCTAATGTCGGCGGTGCTGTTATGGCATCTTGCGCCGACAACTGGTGTGTATCGCTAGCTGATGGTGTCCGGCCAATACCGTCGTTAGCTTTGAACTGCGGATCGCCGCTCACAAGACTGTGCGTCACCGTCAGGCCAAAGCTGGTGCTGATGGAGGTATTGCTGCCGTCGGTGGCTGTTACCCGGATTACCAAGGTACCAACATCCGTATTGCCCGGCGTGCCGGAGAAGGTGCCGATAGTCGGATCGAAACGCAGCCAGCTTGGCAGCGGTGACCCGTTGGCGAGAGTGGCGCTGAGCGTCAGCGTGTCACCATCCGGATCGCTAAAGGTGCCGTCAGGCACGGTGAAGTTGAAGCCACCATCCTGTGCCACGCTTTGCGGCGGGATTGGCGTGGCGACCACGGGTGCATCGTTGACGTTGGTGACCGTCAGGCCAAAGCTGGTGCTGATGGACGTATTGCTGCCGTCGGTGGCCGTTACCCGGATTACCAACGTACCGACATCCGCATTGCCCGGCGTGCCGGAGAAGGTGCCGATAGTCGGATCGAAGCGTAGCCAGCTCGGCAGCGGTGACCCGTTGGCGAGAGTGGCGCTGAGCGTCAGCGT is a window of Pectobacterium punjabense DNA encoding:
- a CDS encoding non-ribosomal peptide synthetase produces the protein MKDIVTLLKQLERQGVRLALNAQGQLVSQSNKDAITAEIGSTIKENKDAIVRCLTAQQAFERPIAPQNATSGPLSSSQSGLWFIEQYEEQSHLYNMPVYFRLTGTLDVAALEFAFDALAQRHASLRTRFVVNEQGKGEQRIDAYQPFVIQHDDFSLLPEAEREARLQQQVKAEISRPFDLTAGDLTRVRLVTMNERVHVLMITQHHIISDGWSVKNMFADFKPAFLACQNRQPYPVETTQLNYIDYAHWFNSASFLDYHNEFKPFWVERLTGIPEVHSLPLDKPRPAHQNSGGEVIFSAINNDLWDKFKRQCQRYNTSNFIGLHAVFSLMLARISGEKDIVIGSPLAYRERPDIEDVVGFFVNTIVLRTQLQDQQSFVDYLQYCREQDLSAFDHQLYRFEALSEAIGSDRTTAINPIFQVMLVYQAKVDFNDLIPGCDAAEETSPVLPAKTDISVKVTELMGEVRLDWLFATALFERQTIQYYADRFIRLIEAVVESPETDVWHLPLMEADRFAAVLAETQQLPRSYPQPQLTVTDVIEAVAQRDPQQLAVAFDGESLADSLTYAELNRQANQLAHWLYRLGLGEQSLVGVLAKRDRYFVIALLAVWKAGAAYVPLDPDYPPERLRHIITDANLSVILGGDGQQLAQWSAEQCIDLTDPTVAAQWHDLPGDEPPAILRHAQQLAQVIYTSGSTGLPKGVMIEHGSLINLLDDHRDRIAFTPQSTMFNCMSLSFDAGNMTTLLPLSSGGTLVFGEPNDRAIVQAEQAGATHLILPTALMSILDPKQVNGIQAIGMGGEACPNAVVENWADKVALYNMYGPTECTVTALSTRLRKGQPVTIGKPIAHIQALILDAAGQLCPVGVPGELCLAGLGLARGYLNQPQMTASRFEHITLHDVNNTGLGTVTVRIYRTGDKARLLNNGDYEYCGRIDEQIKLRGYRIEPGEIEAQLAAVCPSLKQVKVIVAPVGSRPALVAYGTVKVGSSTPEPAAVLIDVAKHLPEYMVPFRLIVLEEMPLTPNGKLDTKQLPPVLEANDGDGEADNPLEADVLAIWRSVLNTPLGVEDDFFRLGGDSILSIQLTTRLRSAGYVCTVKDVFEAKSVRRLCRVLAQNNRDVGIVAEQGTLEGEFALLPIQRWFMDQALVCPEHWNQAAMIQLPEVDARRFTTMLQALMAQHDALRLACDAQGQRYLADVPCPVVSTLDYRQLGDDGLQQAFTALQSEFDPAQGRTMGCALVRHHPQADTALFLAFHHLVIDAVSWRILVDDLERQYLGEPLLPKTSSYRQWGTALQNYATQHAEQLTYWQAQEDGVDQTALLAAKDPQGQASAAILTLDTETTGQLVSEANRAFNTDVSDLLLAALMRTLNDLGWGDKARIMLEGHGRETIDPTLDVSRTVGWFTSTYPVCLQDKPDWTSLIQSSKERLRQVPDKGVGFNPLRYHHPQGGLLTLSPIVFNYLGLSVQAAGVWRPVDVAPGGCVSPENKPAEIISLHGGITGGQLTLRQVGCLNQRDSERLMARLTENLRALTEACLAQLRHGVVFTPSDFPAVNLSQTQIDSLSQRYDIDTLLPLSSLQQSMLYHRLRCPQDDAYHLQTPIRYAQALDVAGYRQAWQRQIQRFPALCAALESECACVQVIVKQADLPFYYQDLMRDADPLAVIERYRQQDLRTGFDLSQPPLLRIACFRLGEQDYRVLLSCHHSVIDGWSGPQLLGAVHRDYQMLMNSQILMHGEAPAIQVDRAYVDYALHAVAQQPVVEAFWQQRELLLAQTNDVAMLFAAAGKRADLSQHLAQVEPQVTSVSLNEQDQAALIAFAREVGVTHSIIAQYAWHRLLARSTGDAVSIVGNVLSGRESPVEDVASSVGLYINSLPLALSWQQSVSLQQHLVQLQNELMAMNQHATQSLIALTAGRSRLFNSLFIYENYPDAKAEPGQRADEPHRLSPEFSAAYEKVEMPLNLVVREQAGCMLLRFEFDADVLDSAQARRVLMRWHDDVVALVNSSPQQPAEIIGHDKATGLAAAQKIAPHSGVSQPTTPSAQLLLRVWAQTLHLAESGLWSQTLCESGVDSLQRIALAQALSRALALPINVALLQRYPSPQALSEYLALSRAIANEETLS